In Leeia aquatica, a single window of DNA contains:
- a CDS encoding NAD(P)-dependent oxidoreductase — MKIALIGATGYVGSKLLPEALARGHHITAIAKNPETLPQHELLTSLCADVTDTHALSECLTGHDQVISAFNPGTDPFGSGVRALIAGVKKAGISRFLTVGGAGSLRLPSGGRVIDQPDFPAEWKAGALLTIAFLDLLHTEKELDWVFLSPSALLVPGERTGKYRVGKDDLLIDADGKSHISLEDYAVAMLDEAEKPQHHRERFTVGY; from the coding sequence GTGAAAATCGCATTGATCGGCGCCACCGGCTACGTAGGATCGAAACTGCTACCCGAAGCACTGGCCCGCGGCCATCACATCACCGCCATTGCCAAGAACCCCGAGACGCTACCGCAGCATGAACTGCTTACCAGCCTCTGTGCTGATGTGACGGACACACATGCCTTGTCCGAATGCCTGACCGGCCACGATCAGGTCATCAGCGCCTTCAACCCCGGTACCGACCCCTTCGGCAGTGGTGTGCGTGCGCTGATCGCCGGCGTCAAGAAGGCAGGGATTTCACGCTTTCTCACAGTAGGCGGTGCGGGTTCGCTGCGCTTGCCTTCCGGTGGGCGCGTAATCGACCAGCCGGACTTCCCTGCAGAGTGGAAGGCCGGAGCATTGCTGACGATCGCCTTTCTCGATCTGCTGCACACCGAGAAGGAACTGGACTGGGTGTTCCTCAGCCCATCGGCTTTGCTGGTCCCTGGTGAGCGTACCGGTAAATACCGCGTCGGCAAGGATGACCTGTTGATCGACGCTGATGGCAAAAGCCACATCTCACTGGAGGACTACGCGGTAGCGATGCTGGATGAAGCCGAGAAACCTCAGCATCACCGTGAGCGCTTCACTGTCGGCTATTAA